A stretch of Henckelia pumila isolate YLH828 chromosome 4, ASM3356847v2, whole genome shotgun sequence DNA encodes these proteins:
- the LOC140861946 gene encoding protein ASYMMETRIC LEAVES 2-like, translating to MASSSNSPCAACKFLRRKCQPECVFAPYFPPDQPQKFANVHKVFGASNVTKLLNELQPHQREDAVNSLAYEADMRLRDPVYGCVGVISLLQHQLRQLQMDLSCAKSELSKYQNHLNGGFIHHHQQINLLGGGMAARDFHHQFFPATHHQQQPVINGYNDASSFLAMNMSASLGQLGGFQQARAAGAAADGRRTPVEPS from the coding sequence ATGGCTTCATCATCAAACTCCCCGTGCGCCGCCTGCAAGTTCCTGCGCCGGAAATGCCAGCCGGAGTGCGTCTTCGCGCCGTACTTTCCGCCGGATCAGCCGCAGAAATTCGCCAACGTGCACAAAGTCTTCGGCGCCAGCAACGTGACCAAGCTGCTCAACGAGCTGCAGCCGCATCAGCGCGAAGACGCCGTTAATTCCCTGGCTTACGAAGCCGACATGAGGCTGCGCGACCCCGTCTACGGCTGCGTCGGAGTCATCTCTCTCCTCCAACACCAGCTCCGCCAGCTGCAAATGGACCTCAGCTGCGCCAAATCGGAGCTCTCCAAGTACCAGAATCACCTCAACGGCGGCTTCATCCACCACCACCAGCAGATCAACCTCCTCGGCGGCGGCATGGCGGCGAGGGACTTCCACCACCAGTTCTTTCCCGCCACTCATCATCAGCAGCAACCGGTGATTAATGGGTATAATGATGCTAGTAGCTTCCTCGCCATGAATATGTCAGCCAGTCTCGGACAGTTGGGCGGATTTCAGCAGGCCAGGGCCGCGGGTGCCGCGGCCGATGGTCGCCGGACGCCGGTGGAGCCATcgtag